The sequence ATTTCACTCGCTAAAAATACGATCTGAATGGAAACAAGACGCTCGTGCAACACAATGAGCAGCCCTATTAGCAGaccatttaataaaatttaaagacACATGATTAAGACAAGAAAATAAAGAACGACAATCTTGAACCAAGAAACCAAATTGAGACGGCATCTGAATTGAGCTTAGAACAGCCTGCACCACCACTAGCGCATCCGTCTCAATCTCCACATCAGTCCACCCTATGCGTTTGATCCAACTCAACGCTTCTTTCACCCCGATAACCTCGGCAATCTCAAGCCCCACATCTCCCAACCAACTACCCGATATTACCTCAATTAATTTCCCATAAGCTCCATGTGCCACACAACACAAATCCATACTTGTGTTCCGTCGCAAAGATAGCACCATCCACGTTCACTTTAATGGAGTTTGACAAAGGTTTTTTCCATAGCTCCAAACCAGTATGTGAACCAAAAACCAGAAACGGGCCAAGCTTTTGAGAATGAGCAGCACTCCATTGCTGCAGAGTGGATCAGGCTGAGCAAACAACACCAACAGTAGTACGCATTTTTTGCTTCCAAAATACATCATTTCGAGCATTCCAGATACCCAACTTACCATAGCAGCATCAGCAGAAACCTTTGCGGAATTAGAATCAAGAACCTTAGAAAACCAGCTGCTATAATCATGGTTAAACCCGTGAACCACACTCGAGCTAGCCAAATTCCAGCAAGATTTTGCAAATTGACACTCCATAAGCACATGTGATATAGTCTCATAAGAATTAAGGCAGAAAGGACAATGTAGATCCACATTTACATACTTAGTTTGCAACTGCACTTTAGTTGGCAAACATCCTGAAATGGCACGCCACAAAAAGTGCAGAACCTTGGGGGGAACCTCCAATTTCCACAGCTTTATCCAACTAGAAACATCATCCATAATGGACCAATTGCCATGAGCAGATTGTAAGTGTTTATACGCACTTTTAACAGAAAAAATACCCGATGTTTCCATATTCTAAGACCACTTATCAACTGAACTATGATCACTAAGTTGGATAGAGAGAATTAAATCTGTATCCCTGTCCACAAATAGATCATTGATCACCTCTAAATCCCACGATTGGTCATCAACACATATCAGCAAAGCAAAAAGTTGATTATCAAGACTTGGGTGCACCGTAACAATATACGGGTTATTTAAATCTGGCAGCCACAGGTCATTTAGTATACTAACAGTGTGCCCAGACCCAATCGTCTTTTGAGCTCCTTTCCAAACTACATCTTGAGCTTCAAATATACTTCTTCATATAAAGCTAGGATTTTGTCCTAATGTGGTAGATAAAAAACTACCATTAGGATAATATCTAGCTGTTGtgaaaaattatatacgcaagtatacgcagtcaaataagtaataaagtgataagtaagatcgtctccacagggattgcaaacaaagtttgatgtaaaatcaactaattacaacttaaagtaagagaaaataatatgcaaatggttgagtaatgattcaaaattaaaaatgatatgaattaaacttgctaaaattaaaactactgccgctagaaaaattgtttgcaagataaaaaaatgtaatatggcaaaaatggcttgaatagctaattccttctagtcaggttttttCCCAGGTGTTACAGCATCGGCTCAGCATTACTCTAGCGTTCTGCACAGAGATAACAAAAAAATtcctctaggcttgtgagaattttccaacactcacaaATTTAATTCTACCATTTAGctcaatatattcctatatcaaaccatCAAGTAGAACACTATTCAAACATTAATTTTgtaagttatgcaaggtaaatgaaatattcctattccacttacaaagaaaagcctaaatctaggttttcacttgcttcattcaagttgaactactagatctagccctttCGGTATaagatctagcttagcaaattgttattcatggccaagaaccaacaatcaattaaaatgaaactcacttgaatgaacaaaggcaaaaaaaatgctaaagtcagcttaaaatttaatcatacccaacttagaagttcatagccattcaagcctcaaaagtTTAGCTCATATTCAAGTAAGAAAATGAAATCCAAGCTGAAAAATACTCATCCATGGCTACTGCCCAACTTTACAATCTCAAAGAGTTTTTACTACAAAGTACAAACAACAGTAAAGATAGTAGAAAAGAAAACTATTAAAGAAGGgtaaaagaaaaattcaaacaCTAAAGCTTGGTCCCCTCTCCTTTCTTCTCTGTTGTACTTGTGTTGTAGTTAAAGCTCCTCTCCAAAAAAAAATGGCAGCTGCTCACATACTGGATAATGAAGATGATGATGGTGTACTtccctctttctcttctttgggtttttagggtacaAACTTCATAAcccaaaatagaagcccaaactTTTCTACTTTGGCCCACTAGGTTTAGTCCTTCTTCTTCCACAACAGCCAGCTGGAGTGTTTTTAGTGACTGGGCCGAATTTGTTGAGGTGTACAAGTGAAACTCGTGTTTCCACGTCACTGCCAGGATACTGAATTCGCTTCAGCATTGCTTTAGCAATTTGCCCCAATTTCAGCTTGTGTTCCTTTTCTTCCTtgcttccttttctttttcctatcaatttaattcttcctttttcaacaacaaacaagcataattaattggaaaaacacacccaacaatatcaatatttacaatACTTAAAAGTTAgcttactaaatagaaaataacactaaaactaaCTAAAATTAAGCAAACAAACACATTTTCACTGCTCTTCTCACAATActtttagtttaaaagcataaaaataactctataccatagagttatcacTAGCCTTGTACATCCTACCAACTAGAGAAGCCTCATTCGTTAACAATCGCCATCCTTGTTTTGCAAGAAAGGATAAGTTGTAGTGACGGAGATCTCGGAAGCCAAGACCACCAACATGGTTGTGTTTAGTCAACCtcttccaactcatccaactcACACCTTTGCTAGAAGAATTAGATTGGGACTTCCACCAAAACTTAGGCATTAGTCCTTCTAAATCCGAACAAATTTCCTTAGTAAGTAAGAAGACACTCATAGCATAACTAGGCAGTGCTTGAGCAACAGAACGAATCAAGACTTCTTTGCCAGCTTTAGATAAAAACCGTCTCTCCAAATTAAAAATCCTCTTCTTCATTTTGTCTTTGAGAAAGCTAAGAATTCCATGTTAGAATTATTATTGTGGACTAATATAATCATAAGCTTAATACCATAAACACAATCATTAACTATGTGCCTAATATTTGTTTATAACCATAATGGGATGgttgataaattaattatgtattagaggcacatgagagcaccttttatattataattggcccattaaattatagtatACCATAAAAGGACCACTTAAGCCCTATTAGTGAATAACCCCTTAGGGTTATAAGGGTAtgagatgtatatatatatatgttattgatGGTAGAGTGGTTTTAAGGTGTATGGTAATAAGACTAAGGGGATAGCTCCACATTGTGGCTCTAAGGGCTTGGATCCGATCTTGAGAACTTGTTGGTGATTCTTGTTGGAGGCATTAAAACAAAATGGCTCATATGGATGGTTTGGGAGGTATGTGTATTTATGAATTTCATGCTCTAAATAAATACTTGATCTTGGATATATTACTATGAGTAATGTTGGTTGGTGAGTGAAATATTTGCTTTCAATACTAATAATCTGTGATTGTttttaacaattggtatcaagaGCCAAAGTTATTGATTTTAGAGCTCAAATTTGTCATAAACCCTTTTTTATTCAAATCTGAAATTtgtgataattatttttggattaatatGTTTAATGTTGTATGAATATGAGTTCTATGTTTTTATTAAATGTGTTCATATATGTTTTGGGAACCatttttagatattttccaTTGAGGTACATGGAAGTTTAATAATGGAGGATACTCATTTCGAATTTACCATTTTTGGtatattattttgtgttttttgaattaaatgGGTATTGGAAAATAATAGATCGTTGAAAATGGAACAAAACCCCTTAAACGGCGTCGGATTTGGTGGTCGGAGGTAATATATCCGGCCAGCCCACGAACCGGGTCACGCCGATCCAGCTTGCAGACCCGCGTACCCGTGTGTGGGTTTTTTGGTGACAGGGACGACAGAAACGACATGTTGTACGCCCTTTGGTTCAGCCCCCACCGAGCAAAAATGACATGTCATTTTGTTGGGCCTCCAGATGTCGTTTGgggcaaacgacatgtcgtttcccAAAAACGTGTCGTACAAACGGAGTCTCAGCCCTTTGCAgcaaaaaacgacgtgtcgtttatGACCCAGCTGCATGTCGTTTTcaccaaacgacatgtcgttttttatAGACGACACGTCGTACGTGagttaaaaaaaaggaaaaaggcaggagcgtgggggcgcgtgcaaGGTCAATTTTTGGACCATTTTTCAccaatttgttctatttttaGCATTCTATCATTCCCACATCTTTATTTTatgcataatattaatttatgaatttattcataatcttatttattaatattatcttGTTATGGCataaatttatgtttatttaaacaattagtGCTTATTTTCTTACCTATCGTAAGATtaagtgtaaagaccgcttagtttaatttagaaattagcagttaattatgatttaattatgaaaattatttatagatatttaaataattatttatgctattattttttaattctg is a genomic window of Cannabis sativa cultivar Pink pepper isolate KNU-18-1 chromosome 9, ASM2916894v1, whole genome shotgun sequence containing:
- the LOC133031470 gene encoding uncharacterized protein LOC133031470; this translates as METSGIFSVKSAYKHLQSAHGNWSIMDDVSSWIKLWKLEVPPKVLHFLWRAISGCLPTKVQLQTKYVNVDLHCPFCLNSYETISHVLMECQFAKSCWNLASSSVVHGFNHDYSSWFSKVLDSNSAKVSADAAMQWSAAHSQKLGPFLVFGSHTGLELWKKPLSNSIKVNVDGAIFATEHKYGFVLCGTWSLWEIN